A region from the Lysobacter antibioticus genome encodes:
- a CDS encoding SDR family oxidoreductase: MTVKKASKSPTKSADRSTKRSGRPASTASMGSAAAERTAARQRVIQKGIDANQDAPASNKAAKKTAGKTAVQAGPHGQPENPLPKQHLLKPGRESDLKPRPKFAAEGYLGSAKLDGMVAIVTGGDSGIGRAVAVLFAREGADVAVLYLNEHEDALDTCRYVEQEGRRALAIAGDVRDPKFCEAAVAQTVAQFGRLDVLVNNAAFQLHAQSLEELSDAHLQETLQTNIAGYFHMARAALPHLGQGASIINTGSETGIFGSKHLLDYSATKGAIHAFTKSLASQLLPRGIRVNAVAPGPVWTPLNPADKPADAVAKFGQDSDMGRPAQPEEISPAYVFLAAPICASYVNGVILPVMGGPRG, encoded by the coding sequence ATGACCGTCAAGAAGGCATCCAAGTCGCCGACAAAATCCGCCGACCGCTCCACGAAGCGCTCGGGTCGTCCTGCCTCCACCGCGTCGATGGGATCGGCTGCGGCCGAACGCACGGCGGCACGGCAGCGCGTCATCCAGAAGGGCATCGATGCGAACCAGGACGCGCCGGCGTCGAACAAGGCGGCCAAGAAAACCGCCGGGAAAACCGCCGTGCAGGCCGGGCCGCACGGTCAGCCCGAGAATCCGTTGCCGAAACAGCATTTGCTCAAGCCCGGCCGCGAGAGCGATCTGAAGCCGCGTCCGAAGTTCGCCGCCGAAGGCTACCTGGGCAGCGCCAAGCTGGACGGCATGGTCGCGATCGTGACCGGCGGCGACTCCGGCATCGGGCGTGCGGTGGCGGTGCTGTTCGCTCGCGAAGGCGCGGACGTCGCGGTGTTGTACTTGAACGAGCACGAAGACGCCCTGGACACCTGTCGGTACGTCGAACAGGAAGGGCGCCGCGCCCTGGCGATCGCCGGCGACGTGCGCGACCCCAAATTTTGCGAAGCGGCGGTCGCCCAGACCGTCGCCCAGTTCGGGCGCCTCGACGTGCTGGTCAACAACGCCGCCTTCCAATTGCATGCGCAGTCGCTGGAAGAACTGAGCGACGCGCATCTGCAGGAAACCCTGCAGACCAACATCGCCGGCTATTTCCATATGGCGCGCGCGGCCTTGCCGCATCTGGGCCAGGGCGCATCGATCATCAATACCGGTTCGGAGACCGGTATCTTCGGCAGCAAGCATCTGTTGGATTATTCGGCGACCAAGGGTGCGATCCATGCGTTCACCAAGTCCCTGGCCAGCCAACTGCTGCCGAGAGGGATCCGGGTCAATGCGGTCGCGCCCGGCCCGGTCTGGACGCCGTTGAATCCGGCCGACAAACCCGCCGATGCGGTCGCGAAATTCGGACAGGACAGCGACATGGGGCGACCGGCGCAGCCGGAAGAAATCTCGCCCGCGTACGTGTTCCTCGCCGCGCCGATCTGCGCCTCGTACGTCAACGGCGTGATCCTGCCGGTCATGGGGGGGCCAAGAGGCTAG
- a CDS encoding FAD-dependent oxidoreductase has protein sequence MRVGFALRPRQGMNQTGDDEFDAMGCVTNAPLAAAVGAELSATGEILVDAHQMTRVAGLYAIGDVVSGLNQISVAVGQAAIAATHLHNRLPAAIRAAQT, from the coding sequence ATGCGCGTCGGCTTCGCGCTTCGGCCCAGGCAGGGGATGAACCAGACAGGCGATGACGAGTTCGATGCGATGGGCTGCGTCACCAATGCGCCGTTGGCCGCGGCGGTCGGCGCCGAGCTGAGCGCAACCGGCGAAATCCTCGTCGACGCGCATCAGATGACCCGGGTCGCGGGCTTGTATGCGATCGGCGACGTGGTCAGCGGTCTCAACCAGATATCCGTCGCCGTCGGGCAGGCCGCGATCGCGGCCACGCACTTGCACAACCGTCTGCCCGCGGCGATCCGGGCTGCGCAGACATAG
- a CDS encoding CBS domain-containing protein — MITAKTLMTPDPATCFIGTPVREIARLMLDNDCGEIPVLDERRRPLGVVTDRDIAIRIVATGGDGTATAGEAMTSPVKTVGEDSDLQACVALMETAQVRRVPVVNATGELVGIVSLADIALAGQSRATAAVVKEVSTPAAAH; from the coding sequence GTGATCACTGCGAAAACCCTGATGACCCCGGATCCGGCGACCTGTTTCATCGGCACGCCGGTGCGGGAGATCGCTCGCCTGATGCTCGACAACGACTGCGGCGAGATTCCGGTGCTGGACGAGCGAAGAAGGCCGCTCGGCGTGGTGACGGATCGCGACATCGCGATCCGTATCGTCGCCACCGGCGGCGACGGCACCGCCACTGCCGGCGAGGCGATGACCTCGCCGGTCAAGACGGTGGGCGAAGACAGCGATCTGCAAGCTTGCGTCGCCCTGATGGAAACCGCGCAGGTGCGCAGGGTGCCGGTAGTCAATGCCACCGGCGAACTCGTCGGCATCGTGTCCTTGGCGGATATCGCGCTGGCCGGCCAGAGCCGGGCCACGGCGGCGGTGGTCAAGGAAGTCTCCACGCCCGCCGCTGCGCACTAG